CCCATTAAAAAATAATCGATTCTTTTATGGGTGAATAGTCAAAATCGTCTCTAAAAGATACTCCGATCTCCATTTTTGTTTtcgaaagataaaattaatcaaaagcGTCCTCGAAAGTTACTGACGTTGATCGAGTTCGTCCTTCCGTCATCTCAGTTGCTGAAGTGTGTATGATTTGCTGAGCTGAAACCTTAAGTACCAGCGTGGCACAGACCAAAACGACATAGTGTCAATCCTCCACCCCTAAATCAATGGAACGATGTCGTTTATGGTCCAAAGTGAGATATTCAAACGTTTTTTTCCATCACCTCCTCTCATAACAATCCTCTTCAACTTTCGCTCCAAAACCCCTCGTCTCTTCTCTACTCTGAGACTCTCTACCCTGAGACACTTGCCTATGATCAGAACCTCCTTGTGTACTTGACAATTTGTGTGGAGGAGTTGGCGCTACTACATTGGAAAGTTGGAGGAGCTCGCAGAGAACTTACGCTATTGGAGGAAGGAACAGTAACTGCCATAggataatatttaattttttttacagttTTTGTTGATTTTGCAATGTTGGTGTGCGTTGGTTTATGTTGACGTAGTTCTAAGAACCATTTAGTGAGACTAGGGTTTGGAGTTGACGTTGCTAGACAAGGTATGATGTTAGGAAGAACATGTTCTGTATGCGGTTACTGTTAGGGGTTTCCTGCTTATTATGTCGTGGGTTATTCTGGTGTTTGGTCTTAATCGAGGGTTTGCGATGATTATTATTATGTTGTTTGCTGTGTGTTTACATGCAGTTGTTAGGCTGAAGTTGTTTCATATTTTGTTGTTGACtaaatttatttgatttttgcttTTGTAGATGGAGGGTCCTCCTATGACGTTTGTATTTCACCATGGTGGAAAGTTTAAAAAGGATGAGGGTGGAAATCTGTACTATGAGCCCGATCACACAGAAGTGTTAATAGGAGTTGACAGTGACACACTTGATGTGTTCTTTGTGAAGGACTACTTTAAGAAACTGGGATATGCTGAGACTAGGGAATGTTGGTGAAAATCTCCAGGAGTTCCCCTTGAATCTAGGATGAGGAGGCTAGCCACAGATCATGATTTGATTGCAATGGTCAAGGATTGCAGGAGGAACTTCAATTTGATCAACTTGTATTTCGAGCATGGTGTTTCAGAGCCATTTATAGTTGATGAGCAGGAAGAAGATGTGCAAAAATTTAAGACATCCCAAACCAAGAAACATTACTCTCAACCCACCAAGTTACCATCCCACCTAAAAGCATGCTCTCAATCCTCGAAGGCCTCATCTGATGGTAGCAGATTATCCTCTCAGCCCTCAAAGTTGCCTTCTCAGTCCACTAAGTTGCCTACTCAACCCACAAAGGTAACAAGTCAGCCCATTAAATTGCATACCCATCCCACTAAGCAACCCCTTCAGCCCACTAAGGAGCCCACTAAGGCCACTGGACCATCATCTAAGCCCACTGGTCCATCTTTTAAGCCCACTAGACCATCATCTCAGCCCACCAAAAAGTCACATCACCCTGTTGAAACTCCATCACAACTAGGGGTAGAAACAGGCCAGGCCAGGCTTTGCTCTTAATAGGCCTGGCCTGTCATACAGTTGATTGGCCTGAGCCTGGCCTACAGCCTGTTATAGGCTCTTGTAAAGTACTAGGCCTGGCCTGTTATTCAGTCTGGCCTGACCTGAAACCTGTTAAAAGgcttgataatttttttttttacaaaaataaaaatattatttaaaaaattattttttaataaaaatagttatatgtaatatatcatatatttaatatttataaaaaaaatttaaacttttaacatatttaaaatatacaaaaatatttataataaaatataataaatttaaaatatctcataattttattaataataaataattatttatatatttaattatattttaatagaCTCAGACAGGCCTGACAGGCCTATAAAGCTAATTAGTAAGCCTGGGCCTGGCCTATTAATGTATTAAGGCTTTTAAAAGAGGCTGGACCTGTACCTATTTTATAATAGGCCAGGCCAGGCCAGGCCAAACACAGGCCAGGCTGCAGGCCCCTGGCAGGCCGTCTGGCCTTTTTCCACCCCTAATCACAACCCAAAAAACCTTATAGTCAGCCTACCAAGCTTACCCCTGCTCTACCTCAGACCAAAGCAAAGACCAAGGTCACTACCACCACAAGAGCTGGAAGGCATGTGAAGACATTAGAGGTTGAAGAAGATATTGACTCTCGTTTCTCCTATGAGAGTGCTGAGGACAGCCTTTACAAACTTCCAAAGGTACTGGGAGATGATGAATATAGTAGTGACAATGATGATGGTGTGAACTCTACAAAGGTGAACAAAAAAAGTGAGGTAAAAAAGAAGCACAAGTCTGCTAAAACCAGATTagcagaaaaagaaataaagactGACGATTGAGTTATGAAGCTTCTGACAATGAGGATGACTGTGATTCAGGTATTTGACTAACTCAATTGATATGTGTTGGTGATTTCATTTGGATAAAATGACTAATTACATTGTGGTTTTGATTTGGCAGACCTAGAAGATAATGATGTTGATGATGGTGATTCAGATATCAACTCATGGCACTCAAAGGACTCAGGCCAGGAATTGGACTCTGATAGAGAATCACCAACCGTCTATCATCAGTGTAATGACAAGGCAAAGTTTGGGGACCTTAAATATGAGGTTAGTATGGTATTCAAATCAAAGGAACATTTTATGCAAGTAACTAGGGACTACACAATCCAGTGGGGTAGAAACATATTGTTTACAAAGAATGACAAGGTTCGGGTTAGGGCTGTGTGTAAGGCTGAGGGCTGTCCTTGGGTAGTATATTGTGTACGTAGTAAGCAAGACGGGTCCTGGCAGATTAAAATCCTAGTTGATAACCATATCTGTCCTAGAAGGCAAAAAAATAGGGCAGCCACCCAACAGTGGACATTGAGCAAACTTGTTCCAAAACTTAGGAAGCACCCTACTATGAGACATCGTGAGGTGTATGAGTGGTTTTTCAGGAAGTGTAAGGTAAATTTAAATAGCACCTGCATCACTAGGGCATTGAAAGCTGCTAGGAAAGTGGTAGAGCGGGATAAAATTGCTCAGTATGGGTTAGTCTGGGACTATGCTAATGAATTGCTGACAAGTAACCCTGGGTCTACAGTTTATGTTGGTGTAATCCTGATGCCAAAGAATTTTCCTCAATTTGAGAAGTTTTATGTGTGTCTTGATGTGTGTAAAAAAGGTTTTAAGCCTGGGTGTAGACCGAtgattggattggattggattggatggGGCTTTTCTTAAGACCCTGCACGATGGCCAAATATTGACTGCATGTACCCAAGATGCCAACAATCACATCTTTGTCCTTGCCTATGCAATTGTGGATGTGGAAAATAAAGACAAATGAAAATGATTTCTAGACCTGTTGCAGTCAGACCTTGGCAACTACAATGATAACAAGTTGTGCATCATTTCAGACATGCAGAAGGTGAGGACCATTTTCATACTCGAATacataattttagattttatttgatttaataaGATATACTAGTGGGACTAAATTGATTTAATGAGCATCTTTAAGGGATTGATATGATTAACAATCTTTTTGGGTTTGTCTCTTTTGGTCAGGGACTTATTCCAGCAGTGAAGGAAATCATGCCAAGTGCCCAGCACAGATTCTGTGTGTGGCATCTATGACAGATTTTTTCAAAACAATAGGGTAGCACAGAGTCAAAAGACATGGTCTGGGAGTGTGCTAGATCAAGAACACGCAATGAGTTTGAGAGGAACATGAAGAGAGTTAAGGTCATTAATTAATGAGCAGGCTTGGCAGTATCTTGAAAAGTGGCCAAAGGAAGTTTGGACGAAAGCGTACCTCAGTGAGGATCCCAAGAATGACAACATTTGCAACAATACTTGCGAATCATTCAATGCTAAAATCAAGCATGAAAGGACCAAGCCTATTCTGACTTTGGTTGAAGAGGTGAGATGAATAATCATAAAGAGCATGGTAGATAACAGACTCAAGTTGAGCACTTATTAAGGAATTTTACCCCCGGTTCATCAAAGCAGATTAGAAGCCATGACAAAGTTATCTAGTCACTGGCCTCCTCAATGGTGTGGGGATGATAAAGAGGAATTGATTGAAGTTCATGGCTGGCCCACAAACATGATGGTGGACTTGGGAAAGCATACTTGCAGTTGTAGGTTCTGGCAACTCACAGGTAAATCAACCAAGCCCTTTCATTCCTTCACTTACCCTTACTTAGTCagatttgtttttaattttttcattacATTTGTATGTGCTGGACACAAGGATGCCATGTATGCATGCAATTTCAGTCATTCAGGATAAAAATGGTAAGAGGACTGAGGAGTATTGTCATGAATGGTTGACGATAGAGGTGTATAAAAGGACAAGATCTGTGGGAGAAAACATCGTCACCTGCCCCTGTCCCACCCCCAATTAAGCCAAAACCTGGCAGGCCtaccaagaagaggagaaaagaCAAAAGTGAACAGCCAACTGGGTCAAGCACCAAGATGAAGAGGAAGTACAACCCAATCAGGTGCATGTTTTGTGGTGAAGTTGGACACAACAAGAGAGGTTgtgcaaagaagaaaaaagaggatGCTGAGGAACAAGCTAGGCAAATGCAACTTCAGCTTGCCCTTGTTAAAGAGCCTGATCCTCCTATAGATGAAGCAAACACCAACAATGAAGTTCAATCCCATTCTCTCCCTCCTCCACTGGTCCAGCCACAACCTAATGTGAAAGCCAGCCAACCAGAAAAAACTCCACCAATGCAAGATATCCAACCGCCTGTTCAAGACCTTCAGGTTATTTACTTATTGCTTTATCTTTAACACCACTTGCATTTATTTACTTGAAAAATAATGGTTTTACAATTGGCCTATGCAGGGTGCAAAGAGAGGAAGGCCACCCAAATTGCATATCATTAAAAGCAAAGCAAGATTAAATGCCTCCACTAAATCACTTGTGGCCATATCTGCTAAGACATTAAAAGGAACAACTTCGCAATTGCAAAGAAGATGCAAACCTTCATGACATTTGTGCCTACTCCAGACTTCAAGCATCCAAGAAAGAAAGACTAACATCTTTAACTAGGAAATGTATTTTGTATGTCGTTGCAACTTTACTTTTTGAAAACAGGTCTGTGTAAACTGGTTGTGCGATCAGGATCATTTTAGTTAGGTCTATTATGTTTTTTGGTTTAAGTAAACAATTCTATGGAActtttttttggattgctttgtTAACTTGTAGATCCTTGATTACCTATGTGGTGTGTCTACTAAGATAATATGATATGATTATGATGTTTGTTATGGATTATAACAATGATCTTGTCTATTCTGATGTATACAGATTTTTGGTGAATAAATACTTAGGGTTCAAACATCACCATATTGTATTTTCAGTGAAATCCATCATGCTCAAACAACAAGTTTATGTTGAATTAAACACAATTAAACCCTACTTTCATTCATAAGTCACATCATCATTATATATCAACTAATTCAATCTCAATGTTCTAACAACACCTTTAAAGCGCAACAACATAACACTCCATCTGTGGCTTTACTTGGAGATTGATGTGAATAATAGTGATGCACAAAAGACAGTAGCCACAACCATTGCAACTGAGACGTACATTATTAGCATTTTCATTGCTCTAACTTCACCCTCCAAGCTACCCAATCTCCATGACACATTTAGTCTCCATTCATCATAGTCGCCACCAACCTCTGTATCAGTTTCTGCCCCTGCTGCATATCCATTATCATCAACCCACCTAAAGAAGTTGCAATGGCTTCCCTTCtgaatattttcaaaaaaaaaaaaaagcaatttCAACTGCCTAGCAAAATAGACATAGGAAAAtggaaaacaaaattaatttatcctAACCTAACTTGCCGGAATCTTGTACAAGTGTGGAATAACCTATCTGGATTATCTCATCTAAacttgtaaaaaatattttgttattaagACCATTTAATAGTTCAAACATTGTTGGACCATCTAATTCTTTGCCCACCTTTTTGGTGATTTAAAGCAGTGAAAGTACATTGATTTAGAGGGTGAAAATACTTTTTGGTCTCTTACTCTTTTAGACTGCGTTTGTTTACAAGGATGGGATACTGAAACAAAGATATAAAAACACAAAATCGTatttaatagataaaatatagACAAAGATATGTCCAAAAACActaaattagtatattttgtgtCCACCCTGACACTAGGGGTGGAAACAGGTCAGGCCAGGCCAGGCTTTACTCTTAACAGGCCAGGCCTGTAATAGAGTATATTGGCCTTAGCCTGGCCTGTAGCCTGGCATAGGCTTTTTAATGAGTACTGAGCCTGGCTTGTTGTTAAATCTGACCTGGCCTGAAGCCTGTCAATAGgcctgttttttttttaaataataattaaatttaagatataatttaatttttaaaattataaaatataaaataataaatttatgaataatattgatacaaaatacacatatataattaaagagACAAATGGCTGAGTGGATAAAggtattattataaaataaaagaccCAAGTTCAAATCCTTCTAATAACATTTTtactagtatatatatatatttgcagGCTCAGGCCGGCCTGACAGGCCCAACAGGCTATTTCAAAAGCCTAGGCCTGGCCTTTTAAAGAATATAGGCTTTTTTTAATAGCCTGAGCCTGGGCCTATTTCCTCTCAGGCCAGGCTAGGCCAGGCCAAACACAGGCCAGGCTGCAGGCCCCTGACAGGCCGCCTGGCCTATTTCCACCCCTACCTGACACAGAGACACTAAAAAGGaatacaacttattttttacttttattattctTTCGTCGCGCTGACACTAAAAATGaatacaacttattttttacttttattattctTTCGTCGCACTGTCGATCGATCACATAAATAACAATAAGAGTTTCATCTATCAATATTATGTTAATATTAATCACTATTGTTGGCATTTTGATTCTTATTTATAGTGATAATTATATATCTCACGATTAAGAATATTTGAGATTTTTTGCTTATATGAGGCTTTTTAATGCTTCAATGTtacaattttttataatcatattttttatcattatattttttttcaaattttttaaataaaaaaataaaaataaattaaattttcataatttattttactttatcactaaataaaatataaaaatactaaattttatgTCTATTCTCAGAAACCAACACAACCTTAAAAACCAgggtaattttaaaattttccatCAATTGTTAAGCTATTGTGTAGTTATGTctttcaaaataaatatatctaaTTTAAGCCCATACTTCTATAACTATTTGTGTGTTAATTGGAGACCAAAGGATGACTGGTATAAGTAGAAATAAAAAGGAGGAACCACCGTAGAAGCAATATGTTACCTCCATGCTATTTCGAAATTAGTTACTAAAACTGcttcctcattatcatcatcaagcTCTTCATGTTCATCCCACCTCCTTCTTTGTCAAGAGGATTGATTAAAACTCTTGGAATTGAACAACACTACACACTAAACCATGCCTAATTATCCATATCCCTTCCTAATTCTTGTGAgctaaaatttaaaagaatatatatatatatatatatatatatatatatatatatatatatatatatatatatatatatataagttcaATTTGAGCAAGTTCACCTTTCTCCACCATAGACAAATCCACTTCTctctttaatatttaattttattcattccCCCAGTTTTTTCTACACAATGGTCCTGACTTACTATAATGACTAAACTATTGCTAGGCATAACTAGAGACTAGAGAGTCAAGGActaaaaaataagaacaagacaTGCACCACTTTTGTACATAACTGGTTTCTTCAATCAACTATACACTTTTGTCAGTAGAATCAAACCTGGCAAGCAGATCTACATACCAAGATTCTCAAAAAAACATTAAGACACACACATTGTGCACCAAAAGAATAAATACAATACCAGTGCTACTATTGGATGGTTGATACTTGATAGTCTATCATATGAATGGGTCTACGTACACTACGCAGCTCTGTTGGTTTGTATATGATATTCTCAAAAAATGCACTTACAATATCAATTTCTTTGTGACCCTAATACTCTAGATATACTTGTatgttcttgaaaaaaaattatggagCATTTAcaatcatttattttttaattttctataatttttaaataaaatttaattttgatacacagTCAGTAATTCAGTATAAAGCAGTTTTACACGCGTATCAAATTACGTAACACCATGTCAGCAAAAATAACTACATTTAACATTTATCACATAAATGATCATCCAAAAGATAGATGCAATTGGACGACTGTATAAAATGTTTTACAGTGtcaatacatcaaaattaaactctcaGCAGTATATACTAATTGAATTCATAAAACTAAGTAGTTATAAATGTTGAAGAACATACCAAGTAAGCTCCAGAAACATATAAGTATTTCTCCCTAATACGTACAAGGATTTCTCACTAATACCCCTCTAACCTTATTTAATTCTAGCCCTTTTGGACCTAATTGATTgtcattattatcattatcatcatcattaagGAAATAAAAAAGGTAAAGTGCGTTATGATATCAGCATGGACACATGGGAGTTGCAAAGTGACCCCACATCACTGCATCTACAGCCAATTTTTTGAATCAAGGTTGATGGATTCTACTATACAGCTTTCATGGATCCCACCACCAATACCCCCAAGTGCCCAGCCTATAACATTATAGTAGTACTAAGCATAAACAAAAGTTTGTATTCACACTCCAAAAAAAAAGCATGTGAGATTCATAAAGTAAAAGAAGAATTAAATAGACAAAATTAAAGGCTAAGAAAGctaaacaatgaaaaaaaagaaagaaagaaagcaaatGCACTTGCCACAGTAGTCATGATCTGAGTAGACACGCAAATACTGATGTTTAATCTAACACAAATGACATTGAAGGAGACAACCTTAAGTTCCACAACCAAATTCATATACTGTATAAACTCTGCCATTCTAATTACTATTGAGTAGATGGTACAATTTTTTTGGTCCCTGGAGATGATAAATCTATCTAGCAATGATGTGTTGAATGTTGGATTGACTTTTACACTATGAAATGAAAATAACCAGAACAAGAAGAATATATCAACATTCAATAGAGTTAGAGGATCtgtttgatgaagaaagagATGGATTCATCTTCTTGACTTTCTTAACACTGAATCATAATAGTCGTACATCAATATTATAGCACAATCAGTAATCACAGTTTCAAAATTAGCACACCCAAAATTTTTCGTGTAATTCTAAGAAAATTGGATACCTTTCATGCTGCTTCTGCTTCCCTCATCCTAGGCATGTCTGAATTAAGATAAGAAGGCATGCCAATATGAGCCTCGGAAGAACTTGAAAACTTTCCCTTCTTTGGCCACAACCAGATTTTGGACACTGAAAAGCTCTCACCTTTACTCACACTCCTAATATTCTTTGCATCCATATCCCCTTCCAATGCAGCCTTCTCAGAATGTTGTTTTCCTTCAGCAGCAAGCCTCAATTTGTGATCACTCCGGTCATGATTCAAGGCTATCCTGAGTTCTGAATTGGCCACAACATACTGATAAGATCCCATTGAAAAACACCTTCTTGCATCCAAATTACTGCTACTTGTCTCTCCTACTACTACACCCTCCTCACCAGACTCCACATCCATCTTCCGGAATTTACCGAGCCTTACGGGGAAAATTCCCCTTTTCTCATCATTGATTTCTTCAACTACAGCTTTCTTCTGCCTATTTGTAAATCCATTTTCACCATCACAAGGCCACCCTTCATCTTCCCTCATATCATCAAAATCAAACATTGGATTCTCCATCGAAAACCCCGGAGTAAGGAGTGTCCCTCTACAAAGAGGGCAAGTGGAATTCGAAAGAAGCCATGTGTCTATACAACTTATGTGAAAGGCGTGGCTGCACATAGGCAACAACCTGAGGTTATCCTTCTCAGAAAACTCACACAGACAAACAGCACAATCAAATGGTTCCTTCAGCCCCACAATCTCCTTATACTGAAAAACCGGAAGAGCGTCGATGAAGGCCTGATCCAAACCAGAATCATGCAGATGGAAAAGCTGCTGTAATTGTCTTTGTAGTGCATCAGAGGTTGAAATCTCATGGTTTCTATTAGATTGAGCAGATGCAGATGAAGAAGGGTGCTTCATGAGAAATCTAACAAGCAGATGGAGGACACCagagatgaagaataaaactgCAAGAATTACTATGATGAAAAGAACAGCAGGACTAATCCTAGTACCAGAAGATggtgatgaagatgaagatgaagatgaagctGAAGAAGATGTTGAAGGTGTGGACAAATATGGTGGCGGTAATAGTGGtggtagtggtggtggtggagggtAGTAGTAGCTCAAGTAACCATCTTTTTGTTGAATATGGTGGTGAATCCATGCCATCTTCAAATGGGTGTGCTCAAAAATCCAATTTTGGTGCATGCTTTGATCTGACACACCCCCCAATTCCCACACAGATCACAAAGCCCCAcccataaataaatatatgcaATTTCAAGTCTCAAATTCAACCCAACATAAATCGTAGTCACATTTTGacactataataataataataggaCAACAAAAGTTCCCCTAACGAGCTTGCAGCTTTAGGCACTCAGATTCCAAAGAGGCAATAATACAAACATGTATCGTACAGGATTTACAaatctttattatatatatctgGTGAACGAATCATTTCAGACTGAAGTAACATACAAAAAGTACATATTGATAGACTAATCATAAGACATAAAATTGTATATATCGAATTTTTTTAACTGAAACTCACCCAGCAACTGGTGTGTTATAGTTTCAGTTAAAGATGTTGAAGACTTGAAGTTCTAAAAGCGAGCTAAGCTATAATGAACTCCATTGGTTCCTTTCCATGCTTTCAAGGTAGctgagggaaaaaaaaaaaaaaaaacctatgAGAAGGAAGGAATTTAAAAAAAGTGGGATTTGAGACTCTTTCCCTTGGCTATTATGTGTTTGTCTGTGTGTGATCTAGAAACAATAGAAGGAAAGTGGGGTTTGTGGGAAGAAGGGAAAGAATCCCAAGAGTGAAAGGGTAACACGGGAAACAGTTCCCAAAGTGCAAGGAGGGTAAAGAAAAGTAATTCTATTAAACGCACTCATATTTTCCCGCACTTGCCATGGCAGCGCGTGGACCTCATTTTGGAGTTTTTCACCAACAGGATAAGTGTGTTAGGCTCAATTTTTTTCAGATACAAAAGGTTTCATGTATGTTGTGTTTTGTTATGGAGTTTGGGTGTGTTAGATATTATGTGGTGGCTGCgagttaatactcaaaatgGTCTCTCAAATTTGGACACAGACTCAATTTGACTCCTGAAATTTTAATTGACTCAATTTGAACCCCCAAATTTAAATAAGTGACTCACGTTAGCCCTTCTGTTAATCTCTGTTAACGGCACGCTTACTTGGAACGTTAAGTGACACGTGGGCTTGACAGGTGGCCTTATTAAACGTTGATGACGTaggaaaaatttttttagactCAATTTAGCCCCCATTTTAATGAATATAAAACCCTAACAAGTGCCAAATTCCCAAATTGATATCGTTGTTTGGGTGTTGAAGAAGATGATGAGGAGCACCAGCCAAGGTTCCAGAAGCTGCAACAGATCTCATTCACATGGAAGTTTGGAAAGGAATCCAAATCGAGCTAGATCTGGAAGGTTCCACACTGGTGTGGTTGTGGAATGCGTCCTGTTCTTCGTTGGTCTGGAATAGAAGCAAATCCAGAAAGACCATTTTTTCGATGTCCAAATTATAATGTGAGTTCTTGAATTGCTTCCTTCTTGAATTTACATCTTCTTTTTGTAATACATGCATAATTTATTTTGTGGTTCTTGTTGTGATAGACATCTGGAAATAGATGGTGTGGACTTTTTGTGTGGGCAAATGGCgtggaagaagaagacatgattGGCAGACATGAAACTGAAAATAGCATTGAGTATTGGAAGATGAACGTGGGTTGGAAGATTAGTGCAATAGAAGCTgaaattaagaatttaaaaatatggaatagtattttgagtttttttcttgttttgtttgtaGTTGTAGCCATTGGCTATGCCTTGGGTGTAAGAAAGTGAtgaataaaattgaattaatgTCACTACAATTATGTTTTTTTCAATACAAATCTGTTTTGTAAATTGTAAGTTTTGACTAAACCTACAAATTCAATAAGGATATTACAAATAGGTATGATTctgtaaattaaaatttgtgaCTAAACCTGTAAAAAGAAAATGGTAAGAATAAACAAGAGATTGATTACAAATCTACAAATATCAATAATAAACTAACTTGTACTTTATCTACCAAATCTCTAAATTGCAAAATAAGTTATAATAATAAACCTTAAATCTGATTTCATAAATCAACCATAGTCATGCCAATAACCATTCTAACACATGATAAACCAAGAGTGATATCTAGAATGTCATCATTACAGTCACAAAACAAAAGGGCTATTTAAAAGGTTCCAAAACAAAGCCCTATACAAGACATGACAAAAGGTATAAACCACTGATGTAAATTTTAGTTACAAAACAGCCACAAAATAACCTCAAAACATACACTTTGGATTACATTTATCAATTCATCCACAAAAGACAACATAATTTAAAGTCTATTTCTTCCTTGGTGCTTTGAAACCCGGAGTGGGGATAAATTTCATAAATTCAGTAAACTTTGACGCTGTCCCAGAACTAGCTCCTTGCATTGGGTCCACACTGGGAGTTGCTCTTCTTTTATGCGGCAGCTTATCCGGCCTTGTGAgtggaggtggaggtggaggCACCTACATGTAATTAGAAATATTtcatagatgatgaataaacacatgaaatttttctaaatataattaattaatgtgtTATATATTGGTACCTGCTCTATAATTTGTGGCTGTGAAACAGTGGGTTGGGTGATGTCAATCTCCGAAACCTGTGGAGCATCCACAGTTTGTATACCAGCAGTTGTCGCAGCATCATCGGGTGCATTTGCACTAGCTccatcttgggatttggatttAGCTACAACAGCTGCTGCTGCAGCAGCAAGAGCACTTGCAATATCATCAGCTTTTCTATGAGCACAACTTCTTTTAGTGTGTCCTTTAACACCGCAGTAGGTACAAGTAAATTCTTTATAGATTCTCTTTAACTTTGTTGTAGTTTTAGACTTCTTACTGCTCGAAGGCTCCTCATCAGCGTCCTTTCTCCTTTTCTTCTTAAAGTTTCCTAgccttctcttagttttaggtgCTTGAGGTCTGTTGTATTCAGATTTTTTCCACAGTTCCTCACCCGGTATT
The genomic region above belongs to Arachis stenosperma cultivar V10309 chromosome 5, arast.V10309.gnm1.PFL2, whole genome shotgun sequence and contains:
- the LOC130983118 gene encoding RING-H2 finger protein ATL46, which produces MHQNWIFEHTHLKMAWIHHHIQQKDGYLSYYYPPPPPLPPLLPPPYLSTPSTSSSASSSSSSSSPSSGTRISPAVLFIIVILAVLFFISGVLHLLVRFLMKHPSSSASAQSNRNHEISTSDALQRQLQQLFHLHDSGLDQAFIDALPVFQYKEIVGLKEPFDCAVCLCEFSEKDNLRLLPMCSHAFHISCIDTWLLSNSTCPLCRGTLLTPGFSMENPMFDFDDMREDEGWPCDGENGFTNRQKKAVVEEINDEKRGIFPVRLGKFRKMDVESGEEGVVVGETSSSNLDARRCFSMGSYQYVVANSELRIALNHDRSDHKLRLAAEGKQHSEKAALEGDMDAKNIRSVSKGESFSVSKIWLWPKKGKFSSSSEAHIGMPSYLNSDMPRMREAEAA